TGCGTGCATCCATGTCATCGGTGATGTCGTTGCCATCGGCATCGCTGAAGGTCAGTGTCTGCACGTCATAGTCGGCGATGCCGTCGGGCACGAAGGAACGAGACGGCAGGAAGGTGCCTTGCAGAATCTGCTCTGAGATGACGTCGCGACGCACTGCCATGCTCAGCGCCTCACGCACTCTGGCATCGGTGGTGGGGTGACCATCGCGGTGATTCAGAACGTAGTAGTAACTGCCGAGGTAGGGGGCCATGTGCGTGGCATCGGGAATCTGTTCCTTGAGCAGCGAGTACATGCTGGAGGAGTACTCGCGCATGATATCCAGCTCGCCAGCACGGAAGCGCGAGACACCTGCGTTGCGATCTTCGATGGTGTGGTAGCGCACGCCATCGAGGGCGACCTCTTCGGCATCATAGTACTCGGGGTTCTTCTCTACCGTGATGCGAGATTGGGATACCCACTGGACCGGAGTGAAAGCGCCGTTGGTGACGATATTATCGAGGTCGACGTACTCCTGACCGAATTCTTCCCAGCTATGCAGTGGCTGAGGGTAAGTAGTGTAATGGCTTAGTTGCTGTATGAAGTAGGGAGTCGGGGCATTGAGGTGGACGACGAAAGTCTGTGGATCGATGGCTTCAACGCCGAGTTCCTCGAGTGGCTTATCGCCGGTATTGACGGCTTCGCCATTGACCACAGGGTAGAGCTGATAGGCATATTTCGAGGCGCTCTTCGGGTCGAGTAGGTGACGCCAGCCGAACACGAAATCGGCGGCGGTGACCGGTTCACCGTCAGACCAATGGGCGTCCTCACGCAAGTGGAAGGTGTAGGTCCGGCCGTCTTCGGAAACGTCCCAACTGGCTGCCATACCCGGTAGGATTTCACCATCCGGTGCTTCCTTTACCAGTCCCTCGTAGACATCCATCAGCACCTGCGACTCCCAGATACCACCAGAGACCTTCGAGGTATCGAAAGACGCCAGTTCGCCGGTGACACCGATATCCAGGGTGGCGGCCATCGCGGCGGGCATCACAGCGAGACCAGAGAGGCTGATGGCGGAGACGAGCGCCGTACGGCGCAACCAGATGTTGAGTGGTTGAGGCATCGTTGTCACTTCCTTGCACGTTGGAGATTATTGTTGTGCAGAGCGCTACCCGACAGCGCGGGGGGTTGTGCCTGCGCAGTTCCATTTGGATGAAATCGACGCTCTAGACCATCGCGCCCCGGCAGCAAGTCTGTCCAGACGAAAATTTTCATAGCGCATTGCGTTTCGTCGATGATCACCTGCTGGACCTGTTCTGCGCTGGCCTGGATGACGTCGCTCGACTAATTGGCTACAATATCTGCCCTTTTTTCAGGGTTTATGAGAAGTGTCGTGCCACGTTGCTGGCCGTGCTGTCATGCCCTGTTCATTGCCCTGTGGCTTGTCCCTGTGGCTTGTTCCGATGGAAATAGGCGAACTCCATGTTGGAAACCAACCCGATTCATAACCTCATCAAGGACCTGTCTGAACGGACAGACGTCCTGAGGGGGTATCTTTGACTATGCCGAGAAGAAAGACCGGCTAGAGGAAGTCACACGCGAGCTTGAGGATCCGGGCGTCTGGAATGACCCGGATTATGCCCAGAAACTGGGCAAGGAACGTGCGTCACTGGAGTTGATCGTCGCGACCATTGATGAGCTTGATCAGGGATTGGGCGATAGCCGCGATCTGCTCGAGCTGGCAGAAATGGAGGACGATGAGGACACGGTCGGCGAAGTCCAGCGCGAGCTTGACTCTCTCAAGGCCAACCTCGAGAAGCTTGAGTTTCGGCGCATGTTCTCCGGTGAGATGGACGAGAATAACGCCTATCTCGATATCCAGGCAGGCTCAGGTGGTACCGAGGCTCAAGACTGGGCCAACATGCTGTTGCGCATGTATCTGCGCTGGGCCGAGAGCCACGGTTTCAAGAGCGAGATCACCGAGTTGTCGGCAGGTGAAGTCGCGGGTATCAAGTCCGCCTCTGTACACATTCAGGGGGACTACGCCTTCGGTTGGCTGCGCACCGAGACCGGGGTCCACCGTCTGGTACGCAAGAGTCCCTTCGACTCCGGTGGGCGTCGCCATACCTCTTTTGCCTCGGTGTTCCTGTCTCCGGAAATTGATGACAGCTTCGAGGTCGAGATCAACCCGGCCGATCTGCGTGTCGATACCTACCGCTCCAGCGGTGCCGGTGGTCAGCACGTCAACACCACCGACTCGGCGGTGCGGATTACCCACGAGCCAAGTGGTGTAGTGGTATCGTGCCAGAGCCAGCGCAGTCAGCATGCCAACCGCGACTTTGCCATGAAACAGTTGAAGGCAAAGCTGTGGGAAGTGGAAATGCAGAAGCGTAACGCTGCCAAGCAGGAAGCCGAGGATGCCAAGGCGGACATCGGCTGGGGTAGCCAGATTCGCTCATACGTGCTGGATGACCAGCGCATCAAGGACCTGCGTACTTCCGTGCAATCCAGCAACTGCGACAAGGTGCTCGACGGAGACCTCGACGATTTCATTGTCGCCAGCTTGAAGCAGGGGCTTTAAGACAATACTCGTGGCAGGCTGTAGCCTCGGCGCACGCTCGTGCGCGAGGCTACAGTGATTCCCGCCGTTCTCGCCCGCGATACGAGACAACTTCTGATACAGGACACTGGCCATGGCCAACCAGGATATTCCCACTACCGCTGATGCCGCCCAGGAAGAAAACCGCCTGATCGCCGAGCGTCGTGCCAAACTGGCTGCCCGTCGTCAGCAGGTTGCCGATCAGGGTGGCAGCGTATTCCCCAATGATTTCCGTCGCGATAGCCTTGCCGCAGAATTGCAGGCTGAGTTGGGCGACAAGGACAAGGAAGAGCTGGAAGCGCTTGGGCGCGAAGCCGCTGTGGCTGGCCGGGTAATGCGCAAGCGCGGCCCCTTCATCGTGATTCAGGACGTCAGCGATCAGATTCAGCTGTACGTCGACAAGAAGGGGCTTCCGGAGCAGGTATTGGAAGACATCAAGGGCTGGGATATCGGCGATATCGTCGCGGGCCGTGGCCCAGTGCACAAGTCCGGCAAGGGCGACCTGTACGTGATGATGCTGGAGGCGCAGCTGCTGACCAAGAGCCTGCGTCCGTTGCCTGACAAGTTCCATGGCCTGACCGACATGGAAGCGCGTTACCGTCAGCGTTATGTCGACCTGATCATGAATCCGGACTCGCGTCGTGTGTTCGAGACTCGCGCCGCGATCATCAGCACCATGCGTCGCTTCTTCGAGGACCGCGGCTTCATGGAAGTCGAGACGCCGATGCTGCAACAGATTCCCGGCGGTGCCACCGCGCGTCCGTTCGTTACCCACCATAATGCGCTGGATATCGACATGTATCTGCGCATTGCACCGGAGCTGTATCTCAAGCGCCTGGTGGTGGGTGGTTTCGAGCGGGTATTCGAGATCAACCGCAACTTCCGCAATGAAGGTCTGTCCACGCGCCATAATCCCGAGTTCACCATGGTCGAGTTCTACTGGGCCTATGTCGACTATCAGGAGTTGATGGATCTGACTGAGCAGATGCTGCGCGAGATCGCCGAGAAGGTGCTTGGCACGACGATGCTGAACTATCAGGGATCGAGCTATGACCTGGGCCAGCCGTTCGTACGCATGACCATTCGTGAGGCGATTCTTGCCCATGGTGAGGGCATCAGTGCAGCGGAT
This Halomonas huangheensis DNA region includes the following protein-coding sequences:
- the prfB gene encoding peptide chain release factor 2 (programmed frameshift) produces the protein MLETNPIHNLIKDLSERTDVLRGYLDYAEKKDRLEEVTRELEDPGVWNDPDYAQKLGKERASLELIVATIDELDQGLGDSRDLLELAEMEDDEDTVGEVQRELDSLKANLEKLEFRRMFSGEMDENNAYLDIQAGSGGTEAQDWANMLLRMYLRWAESHGFKSEITELSAGEVAGIKSASVHIQGDYAFGWLRTETGVHRLVRKSPFDSGGRRHTSFASVFLSPEIDDSFEVEINPADLRVDTYRSSGAGGQHVNTTDSAVRITHEPSGVVVSCQSQRSQHANRDFAMKQLKAKLWEVEMQKRNAAKQEAEDAKADIGWGSQIRSYVLDDQRIKDLRTSVQSSNCDKVLDGDLDDFIVASLKQGL
- a CDS encoding peptide ABC transporter substrate-binding protein, with the protein product MPQPLNIWLRRTALVSAISLSGLAVMPAAMAATLDIGVTGELASFDTSKVSGGIWESQVLMDVYEGLVKEAPDGEILPGMAASWDVSEDGRTYTFHLREDAHWSDGEPVTAADFVFGWRHLLDPKSASKYAYQLYPVVNGEAVNTGDKPLEELGVEAIDPQTFVVHLNAPTPYFIQQLSHYTTYPQPLHSWEEFGQEYVDLDNIVTNGAFTPVQWVSQSRITVEKNPEYYDAEEVALDGVRYHTIEDRNAGVSRFRAGELDIMREYSSSMYSLLKEQIPDATHMAPYLGSYYYVLNHRDGHPTTDARVREALSMAVRRDVISEQILQGTFLPSRSFVPDGIADYDVQTLTFSDADGNDITDDMDARMQRARELMEAVGYNQDNPLRLRLRYNTTDEHKKIAIAISSMWRPLGVEVELVNSEATVHYQTIAQGDFDVARAGWIADYNDAENFLALLRTGAGNNYGAYSSPEFDTLYNEAAVTMDPEERQALMEQAEATALGDNALIPMLYYVSRNLVNPALSGWDDNIEDDHPSRWISIDE
- the lysS gene encoding lysine--tRNA ligase, which codes for MANQDIPTTADAAQEENRLIAERRAKLAARRQQVADQGGSVFPNDFRRDSLAAELQAELGDKDKEELEALGREAAVAGRVMRKRGPFIVIQDVSDQIQLYVDKKGLPEQVLEDIKGWDIGDIVAGRGPVHKSGKGDLYVMMLEAQLLTKSLRPLPDKFHGLTDMEARYRQRYVDLIMNPDSRRVFETRAAIISTMRRFFEDRGFMEVETPMLQQIPGGATARPFVTHHNALDIDMYLRIAPELYLKRLVVGGFERVFEINRNFRNEGLSTRHNPEFTMVEFYWAYVDYQELMDLTEQMLREIAEKVLGTTMLNYQGSSYDLGQPFVRMTIREAILAHGEGISAADIDDLDAARALATRLGIQVKDGWGLGKLQTEIFEEVAEAKLDQPTFITEYPAEVSPLARRNDANPFVTDRFEFFVGGREIANGFSELNDAEDQAERFRAQAAEKDAGDLEAMYYDADYVRALEVGLPPTAGEGIGIDRLVMLFTDSPSIRDVLLFPAMRPEVAE